One Solirubrobacter pauli DNA segment encodes these proteins:
- a CDS encoding rod shape-determining protein, which yields MGFFSYLTGFGGRDMAVDLGTANTLVYVRGRGIVLSEPSVVAIDSRTGEVHAVGIEAKRMLGRTPGTISAIRPLKDGVIADFDVTEEMLRHFIQKVHQNRWAHPRVVVCVPSGVTGVEKRAVEEACLSAGARQAYLIEEPMAAAIGAGLPVGEPTGNMVVDIGGGTSEVAVISLGGIVVSQSIRVGGDELDDSIINYVKKEYKLLIGQQTAEEVKLEIGSAYPLEEEVQAEIRGRDLVSGLPKTVVLTSEEVRAALEEPLVQIIDSIKETLDRTPPELASDIMDRGIMLAGGGSLLQGLDERLREETQMPAHRAESPLTCVAVGSGRSLEEFEAIHKSNRSNNRNRRPRR from the coding sequence ATGGGCTTCTTCTCGTACCTCACCGGGTTCGGCGGCCGTGACATGGCGGTCGATCTCGGCACCGCCAACACGCTCGTCTACGTCCGTGGCCGTGGCATCGTGCTCTCAGAGCCGTCCGTGGTCGCGATCGACTCCCGCACCGGCGAGGTGCACGCGGTCGGCATCGAGGCCAAGCGCATGCTCGGACGTACCCCGGGCACCATCTCCGCAATCCGCCCGCTGAAGGACGGCGTCATCGCCGACTTCGACGTGACGGAGGAGATGCTGCGCCACTTCATCCAGAAGGTGCACCAGAACCGCTGGGCCCACCCGCGTGTCGTCGTCTGCGTCCCCTCGGGCGTGACCGGCGTCGAGAAGCGCGCGGTGGAGGAGGCGTGCCTGTCCGCGGGCGCCCGCCAGGCGTACCTGATCGAGGAGCCGATGGCCGCGGCCATCGGCGCGGGCCTGCCGGTCGGCGAGCCGACCGGGAACATGGTCGTCGACATCGGCGGCGGCACCTCCGAGGTGGCCGTCATCAGCCTCGGCGGCATCGTCGTCTCCCAGTCGATCCGCGTCGGCGGCGACGAGCTCGACGACTCGATCATCAACTACGTCAAGAAGGAGTACAAGCTCCTGATCGGCCAGCAGACGGCCGAGGAGGTCAAGCTCGAGATCGGGTCCGCGTACCCGCTCGAGGAGGAGGTGCAGGCCGAGATCCGTGGCCGCGACCTCGTCTCCGGCCTCCCGAAGACCGTCGTGCTGACGTCCGAGGAAGTACGCGCCGCGCTCGAAGAGCCGCTCGTCCAGATCATCGACTCCATCAAGGAGACGCTGGACCGCACACCGCCCGAGCTGGCGTCGGACATCATGGATCGCGGCATCATGCTCGCGGGCGGCGGCAGCCTCCTGCAGGGCCTGGATGAGCGCCTCCGCGAGGAAACGCAGATGCCCGCGCACCGCGCCGAGTCGCCGCTCACGTGCGTCGCCGTCGGCAGCGGCCGCAGCCTCGAGGAGTTCGAGGCGATCCACAAGTCCAACCGCTCGAACAACCGCAATCGCCGCCCGCGCCGATAG
- the mreC gene encoding rod shape-determining protein MreC, translating into MLVVLVAASLILLTAYYGESSDGRLHGAQRTALGVLSPIQEGASRVFKPVRDLFGWFGDTIDAKDQRDEAVKQRDAYRSQLAQMQKQLSEANQRAGLNENNQLGWSKYGPVDARVFVHSPSTWFQRVTINKGTSDGVRRGDPVVNGAGLIGKVEEAAGGASVVTLITDQSFATTVNVGRDQFAGSIQPAIGAPGDLLFEPVDATAKVRENDLVYTAGTINRQVESRYPAAILIGTVSRIDFGEGDLDKRIHVKPAADFLRLDMVQVLTDPHADLEGR; encoded by the coding sequence GTGCTGGTCGTTCTCGTAGCGGCCTCGCTGATCCTGCTCACCGCCTATTACGGCGAGTCCTCCGACGGCCGCCTGCACGGGGCGCAGCGCACCGCGCTGGGCGTCCTGAGCCCGATCCAGGAAGGCGCCAGCCGCGTCTTCAAGCCCGTGCGCGACCTGTTCGGCTGGTTCGGCGACACGATCGACGCCAAGGACCAGCGCGACGAGGCGGTCAAGCAGCGCGACGCCTACCGCTCGCAGCTCGCGCAGATGCAGAAGCAGCTGAGCGAGGCGAACCAGCGGGCCGGGCTCAACGAGAACAACCAGCTGGGCTGGAGCAAGTACGGCCCGGTCGACGCGCGCGTGTTCGTGCACTCGCCGAGCACCTGGTTCCAGCGCGTGACCATCAACAAGGGCACGAGCGACGGGGTCCGCCGCGGTGACCCGGTGGTCAACGGCGCCGGGCTGATCGGCAAGGTCGAGGAGGCCGCCGGCGGCGCGTCGGTGGTGACGTTGATCACGGACCAGAGCTTCGCGACGACGGTGAACGTCGGCCGGGACCAGTTCGCCGGTTCGATCCAGCCCGCGATCGGCGCGCCTGGGGACCTGCTGTTCGAGCCCGTGGACGCGACCGCCAAGGTGCGCGAGAACGACCTCGTGTACACGGCCGGCACGATCAACCGGCAGGTCGAGTCGCGCTACCCGGCGGCGATCCTGATCGGCACGGTCAGCCGCATCGACTTCGGCGAGGGCGACCTCGACAAGCGCATCCACGTCAAGCCCGCCGCGGACTTCCTGCGCCTGGACATGGTTCAGGTCCTGACCGATCCACACGCCGACCTCGAGGGCCGATGA
- the mreD gene encoding rod shape-determining protein MreD: MTVSGKSVLRLCLLGLLGWLLQITVVSNVTVFGVPADLIPLLVAFAGFIAGSTTGAVFGFCLGLLVDLPSIQTLGVNSLVFTAVGYGAGRIRELRDPAHGLAPVAVGAAATAIAAVGFALLQFLLGVKAPVSLLLLRDTLMIVLLNSLIALPVYAVMHRALATFLPDDPRRRRRRAYTTGGLSPLSRA, encoded by the coding sequence ATGACGGTCTCGGGCAAGAGCGTCCTGCGCCTCTGCCTGCTCGGCCTGCTCGGCTGGCTGCTGCAGATCACGGTGGTCTCGAACGTGACCGTGTTCGGCGTGCCCGCGGACCTCATCCCGCTGCTGGTCGCGTTCGCCGGGTTCATCGCCGGCTCCACCACCGGCGCGGTCTTCGGCTTCTGCCTCGGCCTGCTGGTCGACCTGCCGTCGATCCAGACGCTCGGCGTGAATTCGCTCGTCTTTACGGCGGTGGGCTACGGTGCCGGACGCATCCGGGAGCTGCGTGACCCGGCGCACGGCCTCGCGCCGGTGGCCGTCGGGGCCGCGGCGACCGCGATCGCGGCCGTGGGCTTCGCGCTCCTGCAGTTCCTGCTGGGGGTGAAGGCACCGGTCTCGCTCCTGCTCCTCCGCGACACGCTGATGATCGTCCTGCTCAACTCCCTCATCGCGCTCCCGGTCTACGCGGTCATGCACCGCGCCCTGGCCACGTTCCTGCCGGACGACCCGCGCCGCCGCCGGCGCCGGGCCTACACGACGGGCGGCCTGAGCCCGCTCAGCCGGGCGTAG
- the mrdA gene encoding penicillin-binding protein 2, protein MPQRVEERLRPITPQLAWRVAVLGGIAFVLFGIVFFRLWYLQVLTGDTARVAASQNGRRTERIEAPRGDIVDRNAQALVRTKKAAVVQLVPSSLPASVLKQASDYQKALSAAETERLANERRYDAFVRSLKDDGRKTTKEEDEERKTLKKAASTARKVALPTIPPNEKDLAELYRRVGEAIGMTPKTIHERVIRSVADTPYSNVTIKSDVELAKFNYMRERPEYFKGVEVAYVYQREYPEGKLAAQLFGSVSEISAEQLKEKKYKDVAQGTRVGKTGLEYQYDKYLRGTDGATRLVVDAFGSRDDERKVSVTNPKQGQRLRLTIDSDLQKTGEQALAEAIQSSKYQTRAGAFLAMDPRNGEILAMGSAPSFDANWFAKPFTQKRYDYLTSDSTDAPLLNRATESAYPSASTFKVVTALAALEEGLITPTRKVDDDGGTWKYGGREWKNAQDAVFGPVDIVKGLAVSSDIFFYKLGAQANNGSVIQRWADKLGFGNKTGIDLPNERPGLVPNRKWRNTEYEKYVKCVKKAGLSAGTTEALFECGGIERGWSGGDNVNLSVGQGDLQVTPLQVAVAYSALENNGTIVKPHLGKAIEDGNGIPLQEFRPKAKRKIKLNPRDRAAVLEGLRGAAQEEGGTSAQVWKGWPMSEFPIYGKTGTAERPPNADQSWYACFVRDKGRPIVVVVTVEKGGFGAETAAPAARKILSEWFDVSSPAPKADTPPDTAVETTVTR, encoded by the coding sequence ATGCCGCAGCGCGTCGAAGAACGCCTTCGCCCGATCACGCCGCAGCTGGCGTGGCGCGTCGCCGTGCTCGGCGGCATCGCCTTCGTCCTGTTCGGGATCGTCTTCTTCCGCCTCTGGTACCTGCAGGTGCTCACGGGCGACACGGCGCGCGTCGCCGCCAGCCAGAACGGTCGTCGCACCGAGCGCATCGAGGCGCCGCGCGGCGACATCGTGGACCGCAACGCGCAGGCGCTCGTGCGCACGAAGAAGGCCGCGGTCGTCCAGCTCGTGCCCTCGTCGCTGCCGGCGTCCGTGCTCAAGCAGGCCAGCGACTACCAGAAGGCGCTGTCCGCGGCCGAGACCGAGCGGCTCGCCAACGAGCGTCGCTACGACGCGTTCGTGCGCTCGCTCAAGGACGACGGGCGCAAGACGACCAAGGAAGAGGACGAGGAGCGCAAGACGCTCAAGAAGGCCGCGAGCACGGCCCGCAAGGTCGCGCTGCCGACGATCCCGCCCAACGAGAAGGACCTCGCGGAGCTCTACCGCCGCGTCGGCGAGGCGATCGGGATGACGCCGAAGACGATCCACGAGCGCGTCATCCGCAGCGTCGCCGACACGCCCTACTCGAACGTCACCATCAAGAGCGACGTCGAGCTCGCCAAGTTCAACTACATGCGCGAGCGCCCGGAGTACTTCAAGGGCGTCGAGGTGGCGTACGTCTACCAGCGCGAGTACCCCGAGGGCAAGCTCGCCGCGCAGCTCTTCGGCAGCGTCTCCGAGATCAGCGCCGAGCAGCTGAAGGAGAAGAAGTACAAGGACGTCGCGCAGGGCACGCGCGTGGGCAAGACCGGCCTCGAGTACCAGTACGACAAGTACCTGCGCGGCACGGACGGCGCGACGCGCCTCGTGGTGGACGCCTTCGGCTCCCGTGACGACGAGCGCAAGGTCTCGGTCACCAACCCCAAGCAGGGCCAGCGACTGCGGCTGACGATCGACTCCGACCTGCAGAAGACGGGGGAGCAGGCGCTCGCGGAAGCGATCCAGAGCTCCAAGTACCAGACGCGCGCCGGCGCCTTCCTGGCGATGGACCCGCGCAACGGCGAGATCCTGGCGATGGGCTCCGCGCCGTCGTTCGACGCGAACTGGTTCGCGAAGCCGTTCACCCAGAAGCGCTACGACTACCTCACGTCGGACTCGACCGACGCGCCGCTGCTCAACCGCGCGACCGAGTCCGCGTACCCGTCGGCGTCCACCTTCAAGGTCGTGACCGCGCTGGCGGCGCTCGAAGAGGGCCTGATCACGCCGACCCGCAAGGTCGACGACGACGGCGGCACGTGGAAGTACGGTGGCCGCGAGTGGAAGAACGCGCAGGACGCGGTCTTCGGGCCGGTCGACATCGTCAAGGGCCTCGCGGTGTCCTCGGACATCTTCTTCTACAAGCTCGGTGCGCAAGCGAACAACGGCTCGGTCATCCAGCGCTGGGCGGACAAGCTGGGCTTCGGGAACAAGACGGGCATCGACCTGCCGAATGAGCGGCCGGGGCTGGTGCCCAACCGCAAGTGGCGCAACACGGAGTACGAGAAGTACGTCAAGTGCGTGAAGAAGGCGGGCTTGAGCGCGGGGACGACCGAGGCGTTGTTCGAGTGCGGCGGCATCGAGCGCGGCTGGTCGGGTGGCGACAACGTCAACCTCTCCGTCGGCCAGGGCGACCTGCAGGTGACGCCGTTGCAGGTGGCGGTCGCGTACTCCGCGCTCGAGAACAACGGCACCATCGTCAAGCCGCACCTGGGCAAGGCGATCGAGGACGGCAACGGGATCCCGCTCCAGGAGTTCCGCCCCAAGGCCAAGCGCAAGATCAAGCTGAACCCGCGTGACCGCGCCGCGGTGCTCGAAGGGCTGCGCGGGGCCGCCCAGGAAGAGGGCGGCACCTCCGCGCAGGTGTGGAAGGGCTGGCCGATGAGCGAGTTCCCCATCTACGGCAAGACCGGCACCGCGGAGCGCCCGCCCAACGCGGATCAGTCCTGGTACGCCTGCTTCGTGCGGGACAAGGGCCGCCCGATCGTCGTCGTCGTGACGGTCGAGAAGGGTGGCTTCGGCGCCGAGACGGCGGCACCCGCAGCGCGCAAGATCCTCTCCGAGTGGTTCGATGTGTCTTCCCCGGCGCCGAAAGCGGATACGCCACCGGACACCGCCGTGGAAACGACCGTCACTCGATGA
- a CDS encoding FtsW/RodA/SpoVE family cell cycle protein — protein MSTKIQPASEPPPPLVPREWRMRLDPLLLLATLGLIACSLIAIKGATVDDADDPLFFVKRQTVYIAVGLVLMYGFSRLDYSRLRELRYPIYGLLIFGNLFILAFAPETRGTHAWIELPGFNLQFSEIGKVLLAVSLAGFVVERMREMGRQTTARVMLLGLLPTMIVLAQQDLGSATVYVAGTLAILFVAGAPWRHFAGLVALFVVAVTFVLVAAPKMGVEVLKPYQVDRLTSFLHPSESANDAGYQQEQARIAIGSGEKTGRGVEGATQTKLDFLPEHHTDFIYAVIGETYGFAGCALVLSLYALLIWRALHILTIAKNLFGALIAGSIAMMLLYQLFVNIGMNVGIMPITGVTAPLLSFGGSSMLSTFLALGLLHSINAQARETSSSKGRAVYFQ, from the coding sequence ATGAGCACGAAGATCCAGCCAGCCTCCGAGCCGCCGCCCCCGCTCGTCCCGCGCGAGTGGCGGATGCGGCTGGACCCGTTGCTGCTCCTGGCGACGCTCGGCCTGATCGCCTGCTCGTTGATCGCCATCAAGGGTGCGACGGTCGACGACGCCGACGATCCGCTGTTCTTCGTCAAGCGCCAGACGGTGTACATCGCCGTCGGGCTGGTGCTGATGTACGGCTTCTCGCGGCTGGACTACTCCCGGCTGCGCGAGCTGCGGTATCCGATCTACGGGCTGCTGATCTTCGGCAACCTGTTCATCCTGGCCTTCGCGCCAGAGACGCGCGGCACGCACGCGTGGATCGAGCTGCCGGGCTTCAACCTGCAGTTCTCGGAGATCGGCAAGGTGTTGCTCGCGGTCTCGCTCGCCGGGTTCGTCGTCGAGCGGATGCGTGAGATGGGACGGCAGACGACCGCCCGGGTGATGCTGCTCGGGTTGCTGCCGACGATGATCGTCCTGGCTCAGCAGGACCTCGGGTCCGCGACGGTCTACGTCGCGGGCACGCTCGCGATCCTGTTCGTGGCGGGCGCGCCGTGGCGGCACTTCGCGGGGCTCGTGGCCCTGTTCGTGGTGGCCGTGACGTTCGTGTTGGTGGCGGCGCCGAAGATGGGCGTGGAAGTCCTCAAGCCCTACCAGGTGGACCGCCTGACGTCGTTCCTGCACCCCAGTGAGAGCGCCAATGACGCGGGGTACCAGCAGGAGCAGGCACGGATCGCGATCGGCTCGGGTGAGAAGACGGGCCGCGGCGTCGAAGGCGCCACGCAGACCAAGCTCGACTTCCTGCCCGAGCACCACACCGACTTCATCTACGCCGTGATCGGCGAGACCTACGGTTTCGCCGGTTGCGCGCTCGTCTTATCGCTGTACGCGCTGCTCATCTGGCGCGCGCTTCACATCCTGACGATCGCGAAGAACCTCTTCGGGGCGCTGATCGCCGGCAGCATCGCGATGATGCTGCTGTACCAGCTTTTCGTGAACATCGGGATGAATGTGGGGATCATGCCTATCACCGGCGTGACAGCTCCACTGCTGAGCTTTGGCGGCTCGTCGATGCTCTCCACTTTCCTGGCCCTCGGCCTCTTGCACTCGATCAACGCGCAGGCGCGCGAGACGTCGTCGAGCAAGGGGAGGGCCGTGTACTTCCAATGA